ACAAGTCTGCTTTGCTAATCTGTGAGGTAATAGCTAGACCAGGAAtcagcaaaaattttttttttttttttgtaaatggccAGATATTTTAGGCTTCAGAGTCTCTGTTGTAATACTCAACTTTGCAAGCAGAGTAAAATGCCAGCCATAGACCCTATGTAAATGAAGatatgtgggggctggtgctgtggcatagctggtaaagccagtacctgtggcactggcatccacatgggcaccagttcgaatccagatgctccacttctaatctggctccctgttgatgtgcctggaaaggaagcggagaatggcccaagtgtttgggtccctgcatccatgtgggaggcccagtcATCTGGGTCAGTCATCatggctcctagctcttggctttggaccagctcagctctggcagttgaggccatttggggggtgaaccagtggatggaagatctctgtctccccctctctcaaccctacctttcaaataaacaaatcttaaaaaaaaaagaagagttgtgGCTGTGGTTGGATTAAACCATGAATGCAGGCAACAGACTGGATTTGGCCGTGGACCCTAGATTATTGATATCTAACCTAGACGAATATCCTCCTATTATTTTCTATGCAGTTCCCTCTTCTAACACAgatttgaatttcatttgtaaTTGGATGACATACACTACTCACTCTTGGAAAATTATTCTGAagtattaaaaaattaatgacatATAATACCATCAGGtcaatcatttttcatttttcttagggATAATCATCAATATCATGTACAAATGCTACCTATATGCATCTTTATGTAAATCTTTTAGTTAAAATGTTTTGAATGCTTGGTAAATTTTCagctgtccaaaaagaaaaaaacagcctttatttaaaatttgctatACTTTAAAATAACCATGCTATGGGCTTCTTCTGCTTAAAAGCTTTTTTTGGCTTCCCACTCGCTAGAATGAATTCTTTAGCACAGCATACAGTTATTAATAAACTGGCCCACTATTAATTTCTCATTATTCTACATTAAgaatagaaatatgaaaaaataatatcaTATACAAACGTCGTAAGAAATAAACACTGATTTCAGGGTAGCAGTTACTTCTGGAGAAGAGGGAAGGTAGTAGGGAGAGGCATTCTAGGGATTTCAATAtctgagatgattttttttaaatgatgacagTAGAGGTGGCTATAATGCTGCTCgggatgccagcctcccacatcagagcgcctgggattcctggctctacttcctatTCCATCCCACTCCTAACATGCAACCcggaggtgatagctcaagtccccacatgggagacccagaatgagctctgggttcctggtttcagctggtccagccctggctattgtgggaatttgggtagTGAGTGAGCAGGTAAGAGACTTCTGTCTATTTCTGTACCTCTGCATTtcgaataaaaatactttttaaaggttCTAAATTTAGGGGCAGGAATTGTGAATTATggggcagcaagttaagccactgcttgtgatgctggtgtcctgTATCACAGCaatggttcaggtcctggctgcttcacttctgatccagctccctgttaatgcccctggaaaagtcctggccacccacgtgggagacctgaacggagttccagactcctggcttttgcctgacccagctgttctagccatttgaggagtgaaccagcagatggaagatgtctttctctgtctccccttctctcactccactctttttttttccttaaatttatttatttgaaaaagttacagagaggcagaggcgagagagagagagaaagagaaagagagaggtctttcatccactggttcactccccaaatggctgcaatggccagagctgggctgatatgaagccaggagccaggagcgtcccctgggtctctcatgtgggtgcaggggcccaaggacttgggctatcttctattgctttcccagcccataagcagagagctggatcagaagtggagcagccaggactcgaacctgcacctatatgagatgctggcactacaggcagtggttttacctgctatgccacagagttggccgcttcactctgcctttaaaataaataaatctttttttaaaaaagttctaaaTGATCGTGATAatggaaatattaaataaatcagGCAGACCTAAAGCAAATGTGACAAAATATTAAGATTTGACAAAGCTAAGAGGTTAATGATAAGAGTGCTTATGATTTActgcatttttctgttttcctaaaaCAGGAATTGGAAAACTATTGTTTTTTTTAGTATATCTTGGAGCTAAGAGTGgtttacatttttaagaatttttttaaagagttatttattggaaagacagagttagagagaggtagagatagagagagaggtcttccatccactggcttactccccagatggccgcaatggctggagctgtgccaatctgaagccaggagccaggagctttctccaggtctcccaagagggtgcaggcacccaaggacttgggccatcttctactgctatccctgatcatagcagagagctggattggaagaggaacagccggggttagaaccagcacccgtatgaaatgccggtgctgtaggccagggctttaaccagctgtgtcactgtgctggcccctggtttacgttttttaaggttttttttttttttttttttaaagacaaagactATGTGACAGAGATCTTGCAACCCACAAAGCCTATAATATTTCTTGCCTGACCCTTTACAGGAAAAGTTTGCCAATTCTGACATAAAAGATctggtgaaaataaaaaaaagagaggcaaTTGAGTCAATGGATAATGGTCTGTCTTCTTGCATTAAGCATCTTCCTGAATTAAACActtcacatttcctttttttttttttaaagacatttatttattttttatttgaaagagttacagagagagggagagagagagagagacagagagaaagatcttccatctactggttcactccccagatggcctcaacagctgggccaggccaaagccaggagccacgagcttcttaaagatttaccatgtgggtggcaggggcccaagcacttgggccatccgctgctgctttccaagatacattaataaggagctggatcagaagtggagcagctagctcTTGAACTGGGATggaggctgcagcttaacctattatgcacAAAGCGGGCCCCAAGCTACCTGCCTTTGTAAATTGGCTTTTCATTAATTATTTCTCCTCTTTACCAAGAAGAAATATCATAGGTTTTTATTCTGTTTGGTGATACTGGACTTACTTACAAGAATGGTGTGAGACCATATTTTAATGAGATCTTGGTGTCCACACTTGTCAGAAAGCCAGGAAGCTCGTCTCTAGCCTGGGTGGCCTTTTCAGGCGACTGTGCTTGCACTGGGGGTGTCCCAGCATGCTCGATCCCAAAGGCTGGGACGAAGGGGAGTGCTGCTTGGAACGTGTTCTTGGCCTCAGGTTCACATTCTCTACTTTCTGCAGCCCATGTGCTTTTTAGAgtaatttctctcattttttttcagaGGAGATAGTGGAGGAAGAAAGTTGAGCAAAATTCAAAATACAGTATCATATGGTAAGAGCTTctggcttggggccagcgctgtggtgcagcaggttaacgccctggcctgcagtgccggcatcccatatgggtgccggttcgagtctcggctgctccacttccagtccagctctctgctatggcctgggaaagcagtggaagatggcccaagtccttgggcccctgcacctatgtgggagacctggaggaagctcctgtctcctggtttcagatcagcgtagctctggctgtttcagccaattggggagtgaaccagcagatggaagacctctctctctcttctctgcctctccttctctcactgtgtaactctttcaaataaataaataaatctttaaaaaaaaaagagtttttggCTTAATGATTATAAGATGTTGGAATAGTTCATTGGAGAAGACTTTTTCTTAATGGATAGCCAGGTTATtgtgagaaaatagaaaaaaatctgaagtatTACATGTCTTAGCTCACAATAACTGGCAGCTCTTAGGATATTAATATCATTTTAaggtagttattttttttttaatgttttgacaggcagagtggacagtgagagagagagagagagagagagagagagaaaggtcttcctttgccgttggttcaccctccaatggccgccgcggttggcgcgctgcggccggcgcaccgtgctgatccgatggcaggagccaggtacttctcctggtctcacatggggtgcagggcccaagcgcttgggccatcctccattgcactcccgggccacagcagaaagctggcctggaagaggggcaaccgggacagaatcccgtgccccgaccgggactagaacctggtgtgccggcaccgcaaggcggaggattagcctagtgagctgtggcgccggccttaaggtAGTTATtatgttgtttctttcttttaaaaatatgaaacacaTCAGTATGacttaaatacatgaaataatttttctcaCTTTTGTAATTAATTCCCATAGTTTTTCCCCAGTGTTGGTTGGCTCAGTTAATTGAAGAGATTAACATTATGAATCAACACAGAGATTTCACATAAGTGCTCAGAGAATATCTAcagatatttatattaaaatccaTCTAATAACCTTAAATATgcattgttttaaacttttacacCACTGGTACTAAAAATGTGCACAGATAGAAGACACAAAACATGTCAGGTAAGAATTATTCATTTGATCACAGTAAACATTTTTCCCTCTGCTCAAATGAAAAACTTAATGAGAAGACTAAAAATAACatgtaactttatttatttttagcttagaTTCATAACTGCCATCTCCAATATATAATTggcttaaattattattattattttttactttatttaaaaggcagtggggtagaaaagaggaagagagagacatctctCATCTGATGCTGGCTGACTTCCAAAATGCTCAcgacagctggggccaggccgaggcagcagccagaaactcaatctgcatctcccatgaggatggtagggacccaactacttgagccattacctgttgtcTCCTAGGGTgggcactggaagcagagctgagactcaaacccaggcactccagaatTGGCTGAGGACACCCCAAAATGTTTGACCCCTATGTCAAAGTTACATAAAAAGgcataaaaaatgacaaaatacttATGGGTCCAATACCcaggttataaaataaaacattactaATACTATTGAGGCCCCTGGCATAGTATTCCTCAGTTACATGTCTTTTCCTTCTCCCAGGTTTAACAATTGTTCTGAATACCATATTTgatgtatatgtgtattttctcataatttttgtataaatatacatatctCAAAAATATATGTAGCAATATTTTACAACTTGCTTTTGTTGATTTGCCTTTATGTCTGTGATTCATACATGTTGACAGGTACAGTACATTCATGAGTTAGTGCTCATCAAATATTCTGAGTGCTTCTCTGttgctcaaattttattttttattcatttcattttgatacaaacacagagagattCCACCTGAcaactccctccccaaatgcctacaacagccaagactgggcaaggctgaacccaggaacctggaatctggGTATCCCAGGTGGAcagagggacccaagtacctgagccatcatctgctttccccaggacgtgcactagcaggaagctggctctgaagcagaggagccaggtttCTAATCTGATATggcacatgggcatcccaagcagcatctttaaccactgtgccaaacaccttgCCCCTGCTACTCAGATTTTAAGTTGGGAGCACTAGACTATGAACAGAAGTTTGTATTGTTTGGGACAAGGCAGTTAAAAACACCacccttttctttcccttccccagGGAACTCAAAAGATACTTATGAACACTGAGAATCCATCAGCTAGGctgggtctttttcttttctttcttttttttttttaaagcagttagTGAGGTAGCAAAATTTAATGAGAAATACATCTGATAAGCCAGGTGGTCATTCCAGGAAAGAACTGAGCACCCACTCTGCTTTAGACACCTGACAGACCAGGCGAGCATCTCAGTGAAGGGTTGAGAGCCCCGTCTGCAATCAGACTGGAGATTTCATGGATGTGAGTGTGCCCCCAGTCTGGGTCCTTGAGCCAGGTGCAGCAAAGCCCCTTGCTAGCCCCTTGGTGAACTTGTAAAATAAACCAAGAACAATCTTGTTGTgtttacacacacatgtataaatACCAGCAGGTAACTGCCTTTCTGAGAGTACTCAAAACCAATGCTATCAGTAAAGGGATAGATATGAAGGTTGTCACAATTACTTCTCATTCTAGATTGATACTTATTCTCACATGTTGAAGCAAATCTCATAGGCTAGTCTTTACCTTTTTGATGGTTTATTGCACTAACGATACTTTCAAATCATTTCACAGGCTCCAGTGTAGTTACAGGCTCCCCGACTAGATTTTAAGCTCTTTAAGTATCATgtccctggcattgtggcatactggatTTTGCCTGCgaagctggcctcccatatgagtgcttgttcatgtcccagttgctccacttctgatccatttccctgctgatagcctgggaaggcagtggaagatggcacaagtacctgggcccctgcatccatgtgggagacccagaagaagctcctggctcctagctttggcctggtccagttctggctgttgtggacatctggggagtgaaccagcatgtggaagatctctctctctctctctttctgtaactctacctttcaaataaattatttttaaaaatcatgtcctTTCTTCTTTTGTACCCTACACTGTACCTTATACAGGTCTACACATGCATGTGGGAAGGACCTGTCTTTTGGTAAACTATGAAGATTAGTATTAAATGACTTTTATATAAGCATTATACTTCATAAAAGTTACCTTGATCTACATTATTTTTACCATATAGAAGAGGAATATTAAGGCTAAGTGATTTTCCTTTGGCCACAGGATTAGGAAGAAGATGAAGGGTATGGAGAGAGCAGTTGACCAGTCTTTTTAACTCTCTTTGCTTTTTACTGACTGAGCTGAGACCATCCCTAGTATAGGGAAACAGCATGACTAGAATGTAAGATGACTCACCTTGATCACTTCGGGGGTCTGCTGAATCAACACCACTGAAGTAGTATCTTTGGCTTTATCACCAACAGCACTTCTACCGACCGACACATTGGCCTGGGAGGAACTTGTCAAGGTTTCCTGTAGAATCTgcatcatttccttttcttgggATAGACTTCCTCTGCTTGATTTGCACTCGACTAGTTCTTGAGCAAAGTCTTCAATGCTTTCCAGAATTCTCAGTAAGAGTGCTCTATCCTCTTCCTCTATTTTGTGTCCGTTGGTTTCAATAATCTTTGTCAGACAGGAAGGTGAGACTTTTTCTGCAGGTGAAGAGTCTTTAGATTTAGGCTCAAGATCTGCAGGGATCTGAGCAGCCATCTGACCAGGACTGTTCAGAGAATCCAAGTTTTTACCATTAGCAAGTGGCTGTCTTAAAGAGGTCTCCATCTTCTGTGAAAACGATTCCAAATCCATTAATAATTTATCTATCTCTTCCTGGCTGTTAGGGTTCACATAATCCCCCTTGTCTCCCGCTTCAACTTTAGCAACTTTTAATTTAGGGTCTTCGTCGGCTAGATGAACACCTGGCTTTTCAAATGCCTTGccagtttcattttgtgttgaggCAGGGCAGTTTTTAAGATGAGTACCACGGTCTGAAAATTCTGCTTTATGTTCTTTTACCTTTAACAACTCCTGACTGGGTCCattctctgtcctttgtccttTATCTAATGCTTTCCTTCCATCTGACTCTTCTTCAATGTAAAGAGTTTCCATTAAGTCACCAGATGCAACGTTTTCCAAAGAGTTCATGGTTAATGACGGTGACTGAAGTTGGGCAGTTTTTATTTCTAAGTTATATAAGGAATTTGTGGAGTTGTTGGGGATGGATTTGATGGTGTCCATTTTTCTAGAATTATGCTTGTCATCTTGTAATTCACTAGTCTGAAACTGTCCAGAATCAGGGGCTGAGAGCTGGACAACATCTTCATACTTAGGGGGCTGTTCAGTGCCAAATATTGGGGAGAAGGGAGTCAGCTGTAAGCTAGGCATATTACTGACCAGTTCTGTTAAATCTATAGCCTCATTGTTTCCAGACTGCATGAACTCAAACGGTAACTTTTTCAGATAGGATGCTAACCTGGTCATTACATTCATATAGACAGTTTCAGAGCTAGATATTGCATCATTACTACTTCCTTCATTGATGCCACCTCCTGACTTTTTCTTAATGCACTGTTTTATGATATCTGTGCATTTTTTCAAATCCTCAGAGCATTTCAGCAAGATGTCCAAGCACATCTTTATGTCTGTCCCAGAGGAAAAATTATCgattttatgtttttctaaaatatgagTAACTAGGTCTTCTTCCGAGAAGTTGTGAAGAAGCATGGAAGTCAGGTTTGTATCAAGTGAGTTTCTGTGGGACAAAGACTTTTCCTCAACTGAGGAACTTCGGAGTAAACCAAAGGACGGGGAGGTCCCATCGCTGCTGTAATGGCCACAGAGCAGGTCAAAATCAACTGACCTCCTATTAAATGAGTCAGACttgactttccttccttttttataagCTGCATGGTTAGAGTTTTTGAGTTTTTCAAGGGAAAATTCCTTTATTTTCCCACTGGCAAAACTGATTGCTTCTCCTGCAATGTCCTTTAAGTTACAGGAATTCTGAAATGCAGATCCTCTCCTGACCCTGGAGATGCCTGTGAGGGTCTGATGGGTATAGTCACCTTCAGCTGCGGAAAGCCCATTCTCGTGGGGTAGAAACACAGAGTTCAGATCCACATCTTTGAAATGAGACACTGGGATGTGCAAGAGATCCGCGCAAACACTGTGATGAACCACGATGCAGTCAACTCCATGTGAGAAGGTGTGGCATGTTCCAGTGCAATAATGTATAGCTTGCTCAAAACGCCGGTCTATTAGCACACTGCTATAGTGGTTCACAGTACTAACCACAAGTCTGTAAGTTGCTGCCATAATATCAAATCCACTTAGCAGTGGGGCTTTGGACTTTTCAGAACTTATTTCAAGACAAATTTTCTAAATGACACTTCgctgaaaatatatttagtgaCAATGTTCAATGCTTTCTTTGCAA
Above is a genomic segment from Lepus europaeus isolate LE1 chromosome 2, mLepTim1.pri, whole genome shotgun sequence containing:
- the PPP2R3A gene encoding serine/threonine-protein phosphatase 2A regulatory subunit B'' subunit alpha isoform X1, which produces MAATYRLVVSTVNHYSSVLIDRRFEQAIHYCTGTCHTFSHGVDCIVVHHSVCADLLHIPVSHFKDVDLNSVFLPHENGLSAAEGDYTHQTLTGISRVRRGSAFQNSCNLKDIAGEAISFASGKIKEFSLEKLKNSNHAAYKKGRKVKSDSFNRRSVDFDLLCGHYSSDGTSPSFGLLRSSSVEEKSLSHRNSLDTNLTSMLLHNFSEEDLVTHILEKHKIDNFSSGTDIKMCLDILLKCSEDLKKCTDIIKQCIKKKSGGGINEGSSNDAISSSETVYMNVMTRLASYLKKLPFEFMQSGNNEAIDLTELVSNMPSLQLTPFSPIFGTEQPPKYEDVVQLSAPDSGQFQTSELQDDKHNSRKMDTIKSIPNNSTNSLYNLEIKTAQLQSPSLTMNSLENVASGDLMETLYIEEESDGRKALDKGQRTENGPSQELLKVKEHKAEFSDRGTHLKNCPASTQNETGKAFEKPGVHLADEDPKLKVAKVEAGDKGDYVNPNSQEEIDKLLMDLESFSQKMETSLRQPLANGKNLDSLNSPGQMAAQIPADLEPKSKDSSPAEKVSPSCLTKIIETNGHKIEEEDRALLLRILESIEDFAQELVECKSSRGSLSQEKEMMQILQETLTSSSQANVSVGRSAVGDKAKDTTSVVLIQQTPEVIKIQNKPEKKPGTPLPPPATFASSPRPVSPAPHVNNVVSAPLSINIPRFYFPEGLPDTCSNHEQTLSRIEAAFMDIEDQKADIYEMGKIAKVCGCPLYWKAPMFRAAGGEKTGFVSAQSFITMWRRLLNNHHDDASKFISLLAKPSCSSLEQEDFIPLLQDVVDTHPGLTFLKDAPEFHSRYITTVIQRIFYTVNRSWSGKITSTEIRKSNFLQTLALLEEEEDINQITDYFSYEHFYVIYCKFWELDSDHDLYISQADLSRYNDQASSNRIIERIFSGAVTRGKTVQKEGRMSYADFVWFLISEEDKRNPTSIEYWFRCMDVDGDGVLSMYELEYFYEEQCERMEAMGIEPLPFHDLLCQMLDLVKPASDGKITLRDLKRCRMAHIFYDTFFNLEKYLDHEQRDPFAVQKDAENDGPEPSDWDRFAAEEYEALVAEESAQAQFQEGSFEDYETDEPASPSDFGNKGNKITSSLSEKCGKLQSVDEE
- the PPP2R3A gene encoding serine/threonine-protein phosphatase 2A regulatory subunit B'' subunit alpha isoform X2, giving the protein MAATYRLVVSTVNHYSSVLIDRRFEQAIHYCTGTCHTFSHGVDCIVVHHSVCADLLHIPVSHFKDVDLNSVFLPHENGLSAAEGDYTHQTLTGISRVRRGSAFQNSCNLKDIAGEAISFASGKIKEFSLEKLKNSNHAAYKKGRKVKSDSFNRRSVDFDLLCGHYSSDGTSPSFGLLRSSSVEEKSLSHRNSLDTNLTSMLLHNFSEEDLVTHILEKHKIDNFSSGTDIKMCLDILLKCSEDLKKCTDIIKQCIKKKSGGGINEGSSNDAISSSETVYMNVMTRLASYLKKLPFEFMQSGNNEAIDLTELVSNMPSLQLTPFSPIFGTEQPPKYEDVVQLSAPDSGQFQTSELQDDKHNSRKMDTIKSIPNNSTNSLYNLEIKTAQLQSPSLTMNSLENVASGDLMETLYIEEESDGRKALDKGQRTENGPSQELLKVKEHKAEFSDRGTHLKNCPASTQNETGKAFEKPGVHLADEDPKLKVAKVEAGDKGDYVNPNSQEEIDKLLMDLESFSQKMETSLRQPLANGKNLDSLNSPGQMAAQIPADLEPKSKDSSPAEKVSPSCLTKIIETNGHKIEEEDRALLLRILESIEDFAQELVECKSSRGSLSQEKEMMQILQETLTSSSQANVSVGRSAVGDKAKDTTSVVLIQQTPEVIKIQNKPEKKPGTPLPPPATFASSPRPVSPAPHVNNVVSAPLSINIPRFYFPEGLPDTCSNHEQTLSRIEAAFMDIEDQKADIYEMGKIAKVCGCPLYWKAPMFRAAGGEKTGFVSAQSFITMWRRLLNNHHDDASKFISLLAKPSCSSLEQEDFIPLLQDVVDTHPGLTFLKDAPEFHSRYITTVIQRIFYTVNRSWSGKITSTEIRKSNFLQTLALLEEEEDINQITDYFSYEHFYVIYCKFWELDSDHDLYISQADLSRYNDQASSNRIIERIFSGAVTRGKTVQKEGRMSYADFVWFLISEEDKRNPTSIEYWFRCMDVDGDGVLSMYELEYFYEEQCERMEAMGIEPLPFHDLLCQMLDLVKPASDGKITLRDLKRCRMAHIFYDTFFNLEKYLDHEQRDPFAVQKDAENDGPEPSDWDRFAAEEYEALVAEESAQAQFQEGTGKSSTVDKGSHPESHQSSCPRLELLTEVVQSLTTLS
- the PPP2R3A gene encoding serine/threonine-protein phosphatase 2A regulatory subunit B'' subunit alpha isoform X3 produces the protein MAATYRLVVSTVNHYSSVLIDRRFEQAIHYCTGTCHTFSHGVDCIVVHHSVCADLLHIPVSHFKDVDLNSVFLPHENGLSAAEGDYTHQTLTGISRVRRGSAFQNSCNLKDIAGEAISFASGKIKEFSLEKLKNSNHAAYKKGRKVKSDSFNRRSVDFDLLCGHYSSDGTSPSFGLLRSSSVEEKSLSHRNSLDTNLTSMLLHNFSEEDLVTHILEKHKIDNFSSGTDIKMCLDILLKCSEDLKKCTDIIKQCIKKKSGGGINEGSSNDAISSSETVYMNVMTRLASYLKKLPFEFMQSGNNEAIDLTELVSNMPSLQLTPFSPIFGTEQPPKYEDVVQLSAPDSGQFQTSELQDDKHNSRKMDTIKSIPNNSTNSLYNLEIKTAQLQSPSLTMNSLENVASGDLMETLYIEEESDGRKALDKGQRTENGPSQELLKVKEHKAEFSDRGTHLKNCPASTQNETGKAFEKPGVHLADEDPKLKVAKVEAGDKGDYVNPNSQEEIDKLLMDLESFSQKMETSLRQPLANGKNLDSLNSPGQMAAQIPADLEPKSKDSSPAEKVSPSCLTKIIETNGHKIEEEDRALLLRILESIEDFAQELVECKSSRGSLSQEKEMMQILQETLTSSSQANVSVGRSAVGDKAKDTTSVVLIQQTPEVIKVCGCPLYWKAPMFRAAGGEKTGFVSAQSFITMWRRLLNNHHDDASKFISLLAKPSCSSLEQEDFIPLLQDVVDTHPGLTFLKDAPEFHSRYITTVIQRIFYTVNRSWSGKITSTEIRKSNFLQTLALLEEEEDINQITDYFSYEHFYVIYCKFWELDSDHDLYISQADLSRYNDQASSNRIIERIFSGAVTRGKTVQKEGRMSYADFVWFLISEEDKRNPTSIEYWFRCMDVDGDGVLSMYELEYFYEEQCERMEAMGIEPLPFHDLLCQMLDLVKPASDGKITLRDLKRCRMAHIFYDTFFNLEKYLDHEQRDPFAVQKDAENDGPEPSDWDRFAAEEYEALVAEESAQAQFQEGSFEDYETDEPASPSDFGNKGNKITSSLSEKCGKLQSVDEE